In Streptomyces puniciscabiei, a single genomic region encodes these proteins:
- a CDS encoding MMPL family transporter, translated as MGNRDVPVGGLAARAGGWSARHRWAAVGIWVLFVVLAMGLGSAAGRVDVDENNQLKGETHTAARIIDDAGIKEPAGETVLIQSKDAGVTATGAEFRAAVADVVKAVEGTGKVTAVTSPYDTHTISRDGRSALVQFDLRGDAKTAVDRVEPVLNAVAGAQKAHGGLRIEEIGGASMQKQYKDAFGDDFKQAEYSAVPVALGILLIAFGALVAALLPVALAITAIMATMGLMGVVSHLQPMSDTANSVMLLVGMAVGVDYCLFYLRREREERQAGKDPGTALRIAAATSGRAVIVSGVTVCVAMAGMLFTGLAQFEAMGLASLMVVAVAMVGSVTVLPALLSLLGERVEKGRIPFLSRRRGKRAADGGSRVWTAVLRVVLVRPLVSTVVAAGALLAVAAPALDMKTQQLTLDQEFGKSLPIVQTYNRVNDAFPGGSEPAQVVVKAKDISAPEVRQALADFKREAISSGASRGPVDIRLHAAQNVALVSVPLVGGSDMDRAVQSLDKLRDEVRPATLGKVSGVQAPITGQVAGNHDFNDQLLGSVVPVFAFVIVFAFLLMLLSFRSLTVAITSIVLNLLSVGAAYGILVAVFQHGWGASLVGAEGVGAIVTWLPLFLFVILFGLSMDYHVFVVSRIREARMNGRTTKDAIRHGVVTTAGVVTSAAVIMVAVFAIFGTLSMQSMKQMGVGLAAAVLIDATVIRGVLLPAVMALLGERNWYLPKWLHRLPDLTHDETPAVVAARPVREEAERLPV; from the coding sequence ATGGGGAACAGGGACGTGCCGGTGGGGGGACTGGCCGCCCGCGCCGGCGGCTGGAGCGCCCGGCACCGCTGGGCGGCCGTGGGCATCTGGGTGCTGTTCGTCGTGCTGGCCATGGGGCTGGGCTCGGCGGCGGGCCGGGTCGACGTCGACGAGAACAACCAGCTCAAGGGCGAGACGCACACCGCCGCCCGGATCATCGACGACGCGGGGATCAAGGAGCCGGCCGGCGAGACCGTCCTGATCCAGTCCAAGGACGCGGGAGTCACGGCGACCGGCGCCGAGTTCCGGGCCGCCGTCGCCGACGTGGTGAAGGCCGTCGAGGGCACCGGGAAGGTCACGGCCGTGACCTCGCCGTACGACACGCACACCATCTCCCGGGACGGCCGCAGCGCGCTGGTGCAGTTCGACCTGCGCGGGGACGCCAAGACGGCCGTCGACCGGGTCGAGCCGGTGCTGAACGCCGTCGCCGGGGCGCAGAAGGCGCACGGCGGCCTGCGGATCGAGGAGATCGGCGGCGCCAGCATGCAGAAGCAGTACAAGGACGCCTTCGGGGACGACTTCAAGCAGGCCGAGTACTCGGCGGTGCCGGTGGCCCTCGGCATCCTGCTGATCGCCTTCGGGGCGCTGGTGGCGGCGCTGCTGCCGGTGGCCCTCGCGATCACCGCGATCATGGCGACGATGGGCCTGATGGGCGTCGTCAGCCATCTGCAGCCGATGAGCGACACCGCCAACTCCGTGATGCTGCTGGTCGGTATGGCCGTCGGAGTCGACTACTGCCTGTTCTACCTGCGCCGCGAGCGCGAGGAACGGCAGGCCGGGAAGGACCCGGGCACCGCCCTCAGGATCGCCGCCGCCACCAGCGGCCGTGCCGTCATCGTCTCCGGGGTCACGGTGTGCGTGGCGATGGCGGGCATGCTCTTCACCGGGCTCGCGCAGTTCGAGGCGATGGGCCTGGCCTCACTGATGGTGGTCGCGGTCGCCATGGTCGGGTCGGTGACGGTCCTGCCGGCGCTGCTGTCGCTGCTCGGTGAGCGCGTGGAGAAGGGCCGGATCCCGTTCCTGAGCCGCCGGCGCGGGAAGCGGGCCGCGGACGGGGGCAGCCGGGTCTGGACCGCCGTCCTGCGCGTGGTGCTGGTCAGGCCGCTGGTCAGCACCGTCGTGGCGGCCGGCGCGCTGCTGGCGGTGGCCGCGCCCGCCCTCGACATGAAGACCCAACAGCTCACCCTGGACCAGGAGTTCGGCAAGTCGCTGCCGATCGTGCAGACGTACAACCGCGTCAACGACGCCTTCCCGGGCGGCAGTGAGCCGGCCCAGGTCGTCGTGAAGGCCAAGGACATCAGCGCCCCCGAGGTGCGGCAGGCGCTGGCCGACTTCAAGCGGGAGGCGATCTCCTCGGGTGCCTCGCGCGGCCCGGTCGACATCCGGCTGCACGCGGCGCAGAACGTCGCCCTGGTCTCCGTGCCGCTGGTCGGCGGCTCCGACATGGACCGGGCGGTCCAGAGCCTGGACAAGCTGCGCGACGAGGTGCGGCCCGCCACGCTCGGCAAGGTGTCCGGCGTGCAGGCGCCGATCACCGGGCAGGTGGCCGGCAACCACGACTTCAACGACCAGCTGCTCGGCTCCGTCGTCCCGGTCTTCGCGTTCGTGATCGTCTTCGCCTTCCTGCTGATGCTGCTGTCCTTCCGCTCGCTGACCGTGGCGATCACGTCGATCGTGCTCAACCTGCTGTCGGTGGGCGCCGCGTACGGCATCCTCGTCGCGGTCTTCCAGCACGGCTGGGGTGCCTCGCTGGTGGGCGCGGAGGGGGTCGGCGCGATCGTGACCTGGCTGCCGCTGTTCCTGTTCGTGATCCTGTTCGGGCTGTCGATGGACTACCACGTGTTCGTGGTGTCCCGGATCCGTGAGGCCCGCATGAACGGCCGTACGACGAAGGACGCGATCCGGCACGGCGTGGTCACCACGGCCGGTGTCGTCACCAGCGCCGCGGTCATCATGGTCGCCGTGTTCGCGATCTTCGGCACGCTGTCGATGCAGTCCATGAAGCAGATGGGCGTGGGCCTGGCCGCGGCGGTCCTCATCGACGCGACGGTCATCCGCGGTGTGCTGCTGCCGGCGGTGATGGCCCTGCTCGGCGAGCGCAACTGGTACCTGCCGAAGTGGCTCCACCGGCTGCCGGACCTGACCCACGACGAGACGCCGGCTGTGGTCGCCGCCCGTCCGGTGCGGGAGGAAGCGGAGCGGCTCCCGGTCTGA
- a CDS encoding phosphotransferase enzyme family protein produces the protein MDEARARDVLAMAGVLPGRVRDAALLALGENAVFAAGEVVVKVGRDAELLQRARRELDVAGWLAEAGVPAVRAAEPKPRLVEGHPVTVWHRLPDPVRPAEPGDLARLLRMVHALASPPFALPPRELLGGVERWLRLAGDAIDPEDAAYLRARRDGFAAAAAALTPRLQPGPIHGDALPRNVHIGPHGPVLVDLETFSADLREHDLVVTALSRDRYGLPAEAYDSFTEAYGWDVREWEGCAVLRGARETASCAWVAQHAPSNPKALAEFRRRVASLRDGDETIRWYPF, from the coding sequence ATGGACGAGGCACGGGCACGGGACGTACTGGCCATGGCGGGAGTGCTGCCGGGCCGGGTCCGCGACGCGGCTCTCCTCGCCCTCGGCGAGAACGCGGTGTTCGCCGCCGGTGAGGTGGTGGTGAAGGTCGGCCGCGACGCCGAGTTGCTCCAGCGGGCCCGGCGCGAACTGGACGTCGCCGGCTGGCTGGCCGAGGCGGGCGTGCCGGCGGTGCGGGCGGCGGAGCCGAAACCACGGCTGGTCGAGGGCCACCCGGTGACCGTGTGGCACCGGCTGCCCGATCCCGTACGCCCGGCCGAGCCGGGGGACCTCGCACGGCTGCTGCGGATGGTGCACGCACTTGCCTCTCCTCCCTTCGCCCTGCCGCCCCGCGAACTGCTGGGCGGGGTGGAGCGCTGGCTGCGGCTCGCGGGCGATGCGATCGACCCCGAGGACGCGGCCTACCTCCGCGCGCGCCGGGACGGGTTCGCGGCGGCCGCGGCCGCGTTGACGCCCCGTCTGCAGCCGGGCCCGATCCACGGCGACGCGCTGCCCCGCAATGTGCACATCGGTCCGCACGGGCCGGTCCTGGTCGACCTGGAGACCTTCTCCGCCGACCTGCGTGAGCACGACCTGGTGGTCACGGCCCTGTCCCGCGACCGGTACGGGCTGCCCGCCGAGGCGTACGACTCCTTCACCGAGGCGTACGGGTGGGACGTGCGGGAGTGGGAGGGCTGTGCGGTGCTGCGGGGCGCCCGGGAGACGGCCAGCTGCGCCTGGGTGGCCCAGCACGCGCCTAGCAACCCGAAGGCCCTGGCCGAGTTTCGGCGGAGGGTCGCGTCGCTGCGGGACGGGGACGAGACCATCCGTTGGTACCCGTTCTGA
- a CDS encoding 3'-5' exonuclease has product MGWHRELLIGFDLETTGTDPHEARIVTGAVIEVRAGEPRGRREWLADPGVEIPADAVAVHGISNERATTEGHPADRVADAIADVLVGYWKSGVPLVAYNAAFDLTLLSAELRRHALPSLADRLGGAAPAPVIDPYTIDRWVDRYRRGKRNLEAVCAEYGIPLDAAHTAPADALAAARLASAIADRHPKIASLSPADLHQHQIEWYAQWAADFQAFLRRKGDAGAVVDGAWPLRELTESRPV; this is encoded by the coding sequence ATGGGCTGGCACCGGGAGCTGCTGATCGGCTTCGACCTGGAGACGACCGGGACGGATCCGCACGAGGCGCGCATCGTCACCGGCGCGGTGATCGAGGTCAGGGCCGGTGAGCCCAGGGGACGCAGGGAGTGGCTGGCCGATCCGGGCGTGGAGATCCCGGCGGACGCGGTCGCGGTGCACGGCATCAGCAACGAGCGGGCGACGACCGAGGGCCACCCGGCCGACCGGGTGGCCGACGCCATCGCCGACGTCCTGGTGGGGTACTGGAAGTCGGGCGTCCCGCTCGTCGCCTACAACGCCGCCTTCGACCTCACCCTGCTCTCCGCCGAACTGCGCCGCCACGCCCTGCCGTCCCTCGCCGACCGCCTGGGCGGCGCCGCCCCCGCCCCGGTCATCGACCCCTACACCATCGACCGCTGGGTCGACCGCTACCGCCGCGGCAAACGGAACCTGGAAGCGGTCTGCGCCGAGTACGGCATACCCCTCGACGCGGCCCACACCGCCCCGGCCGATGCCCTCGCCGCGGCGCGCCTCGCCTCCGCGATAGCCGACCGCCACCCCAAGATCGCGTCCCTGAGCCCGGCCGACCTCCACCAACACCAGATCGAGTGGTATGCGCAGTGGGCGGCGGACTTCCAGGCGTTCCTGCGCCGCAAGGGGGACGCGGGAGCGGTGGTGGACGGGGCGTGGCCGCTGCGGGAGTTGACGGAGAGCCGGCCGGTATAG
- a CDS encoding SAV2148 family HEPN domain-containing protein, whose translation MGSGGLELPPGDEGHEGNSTDVPPGAVSLARPMDAGSIGPELDWDADAWREVRTRAQRAGRAYIWLNLVEQRLRAVVAAVLRPIYEPVHGDEWVVAAAGPAGQEWVQRAVAVREVSRRKGYLLDPADDNVLSFLTLPQLRELMVQHWPCFEPYFDERRDLELALDELEVTRNVVSRNRALSEAVLNQAERASARLLETLGAAGDVPSARRLPVDAVEDLVGDRYADVVAVHPDRVRLMRQFPAEDLFGGARRLDAIGIGLNLLVQNFSGRRLVRLAETGCRVRLLFLNPASSSVKRRERELGMKRGELSRSVEMNILHMRRVRSRLRDPGAFEIQVYDETPRFTAYLVDGDGADGIAVVQSYLCGARGMESPVLVLRNGSKLVKSDEVGEAGLFPTYREEFELAWADSRPVS comes from the coding sequence GTGGGCTCGGGAGGCCTGGAGCTGCCCCCTGGTGACGAGGGTCACGAGGGGAACTCCACTGACGTCCCGCCCGGCGCGGTGTCCCTGGCCCGCCCGATGGACGCGGGGTCCATCGGGCCGGAGCTGGACTGGGACGCCGACGCCTGGCGCGAGGTGCGCACCCGCGCCCAGCGGGCCGGCCGGGCATACATCTGGCTGAACCTCGTCGAACAGCGGCTGCGCGCGGTCGTGGCCGCCGTGCTGCGCCCCATCTACGAACCCGTCCACGGGGACGAGTGGGTGGTCGCCGCGGCCGGTCCGGCCGGGCAGGAGTGGGTGCAGCGCGCCGTCGCCGTCCGTGAGGTCAGCCGCCGCAAGGGCTACCTGCTCGACCCGGCCGACGACAACGTGCTCAGCTTCCTCACCCTGCCCCAGCTGCGTGAGCTGATGGTGCAGCACTGGCCGTGCTTCGAGCCGTACTTCGACGAGCGCCGCGACCTCGAACTCGCCCTCGACGAGCTGGAGGTGACCCGCAATGTCGTCTCCCGCAACCGGGCGCTGTCCGAGGCGGTCCTGAACCAGGCCGAACGCGCCTCGGCCCGGCTGCTGGAGACGCTCGGCGCGGCCGGTGACGTGCCCTCCGCGCGCCGGCTGCCCGTGGACGCGGTCGAGGACCTGGTCGGCGACCGGTACGCCGACGTCGTCGCCGTCCACCCCGACCGGGTGCGGCTGATGCGCCAGTTCCCCGCCGAGGACCTCTTCGGCGGCGCGCGCCGCCTCGACGCCATCGGCATCGGCCTCAACCTGCTCGTGCAGAACTTCTCCGGCCGCCGTCTGGTCCGGCTCGCCGAGACCGGCTGCCGGGTACGGCTGCTCTTCCTCAACCCGGCCTCCAGCTCGGTCAAGCGCCGCGAGCGTGAACTCGGGATGAAACGGGGCGAACTGAGCCGGTCGGTCGAGATGAACATCCTGCACATGCGCCGGGTCCGCTCCCGGCTGCGCGACCCGGGCGCCTTCGAGATCCAGGTCTACGACGAGACGCCCCGCTTCACCGCCTACCTGGTGGACGGTGACGGCGCCGACGGCATCGCCGTGGTGCAGTCCTATCTGTGCGGGGCGCGCGGGATGGAGTCGCCGGTACTGGTGCTGCGCAACGGCAGCAAGCTGGTCAAGTCGGATGAAGTGGGTGAAGCGGGACTCTTCCCTACGTACCGCGAGGAGTTCGAGCTGGCTTGGGCGGATTCGCGCCCTGTGTCCTGA
- a CDS encoding copper amine oxidase, with the protein MPEYGIRRARRAAAAGLTVAALAAGATTAAGPAAARPRTAAAAPAADCSAAHRIEQKLSTGTTWRMCWHYDSKAGLVLEDISYQPKDEPKPIKVLNSARLAQIHVPYDDGKNEYSDLTGQDFARSLMNLSPAECPGGTIRTVKVPDAADPRHPDVGGLCTTTRARVHAYRMHDDLGTGKLYQAQGKDFLVYTVNQVGWYEYITEWRFQDDGMIAMNVGATGSLSWEDYDAGDGRGWPIGKGAKAYATSHSHNVFWRLDFGLDGSSRTKVEQYDSAVSPRTGRRQGPTTRTTRTQVTEEMAGDLKDYRWWRVVSATGRNKDGHARSYEVVPGPSTKYPGRAFTEHDLYVTEYNPCELFASDNPKCDRGHPASVDRWAGGQTLTHPVIWMNVGFHHIARDEDQQPMPVHWQGFALVPRDVTAMNPLTPRDLAWQNGHWEPRS; encoded by the coding sequence ATGCCCGAGTACGGAATCCGCCGCGCCCGCAGGGCGGCGGCCGCCGGCCTGACCGTGGCCGCGCTGGCCGCCGGCGCGACGACCGCCGCAGGACCGGCCGCCGCCCGCCCGCGAACGGCCGCCGCCGCGCCCGCCGCCGACTGCAGCGCCGCCCACCGCATCGAACAGAAGCTCTCCACCGGCACGACCTGGCGCATGTGCTGGCACTACGACAGCAAGGCCGGTCTCGTCCTGGAGGACATCAGCTACCAGCCCAAGGACGAACCGAAGCCGATCAAGGTCCTCAACAGCGCCAGACTCGCCCAGATCCACGTCCCCTACGACGACGGGAAGAACGAGTACAGCGACCTGACGGGCCAGGACTTCGCCCGGTCGCTGATGAACCTCTCACCCGCCGAATGCCCCGGCGGCACCATCAGGACCGTCAAGGTGCCGGACGCCGCGGACCCACGGCACCCGGACGTGGGCGGCCTGTGCACGACCACCCGCGCCCGCGTCCATGCCTACCGCATGCACGACGACCTCGGCACGGGCAAGCTCTACCAGGCCCAGGGCAAGGACTTCCTCGTCTACACCGTCAACCAGGTCGGCTGGTACGAGTACATCACCGAGTGGCGCTTCCAGGACGACGGCATGATCGCCATGAACGTCGGCGCGACCGGCAGCCTCTCCTGGGAGGACTACGACGCCGGTGACGGTCGCGGCTGGCCCATCGGCAAGGGCGCGAAGGCCTATGCCACCAGCCACAGCCACAACGTCTTCTGGCGGCTGGACTTCGGTCTCGACGGCTCCTCGAGGACGAAGGTCGAACAGTACGACTCGGCCGTCAGCCCGCGCACCGGCCGGCGGCAGGGCCCGACCACGAGGACCACCCGCACCCAGGTCACCGAGGAGATGGCGGGTGACCTGAAGGACTACCGCTGGTGGCGGGTGGTCAGCGCGACCGGCAGGAACAAGGACGGACACGCACGTTCGTACGAGGTGGTCCCCGGCCCCTCCACCAAGTACCCCGGCCGCGCCTTCACCGAGCACGACCTCTATGTCACCGAGTACAACCCGTGTGAACTCTTCGCCAGCGACAACCCGAAGTGCGACCGCGGGCACCCCGCATCCGTCGACCGATGGGCCGGGGGGCAGACCCTGACCCACCCGGTGATCTGGATGAACGTCGGCTTCCACCACATCGCCCGGGACGAGGACCAGCAGCCGATGCCGGTGCACTGGCAGGGCTTCGCCCTCGTGCCCCGGGACGTGACCGCTATGAATCCGCTCACTCCGCGTGACCTGGCATGGCAGAACGGCCACTGGGAGCCGCGTAGTTGA
- the glgX gene encoding glycogen debranching protein GlgX has translation MQVWPGEAYPLGATYDGAGTNFAVFTEVADRVELCLLHDDGSETAVELRESDAFVRHAYLPGVMPGQRYGFRVHGPYDPARGLRCNSAKLLLDPYAKAVSGAVRWGEEVYGYHFGAPDSRNDLDSAPHTMASVVINPYFDWGDDRPPRTEYHHTVIYEAHVKGLTMRHPGLPEELRGTYAALAHPALIEHLTKLGVTALELMPVHQFVHDHRLVDMGLNNYWGYNTIGFFAPHNAYASWGDRGQQVLEFKSAVRALHEAGIEVILDVVYNHTAEGNHLGPTLSFKGIDNRQYYRLTDDPRYYMDTTGTGNSLLMRSPHVLQLIMDSLRYWVTEMHVDGFRFDLAATLARQFHEVDRLSSFFDLVQQDPVVSQVKLIAEPWDVGEGGYQVGNFPPLWTEWNGKYRDTVRDLWRGEPRALAEFASRLTGSSDLYQDDGRRPLASINFVTCHDGFTLHDLVSYNEKHNAANGEDNRDGESHNRSWNCGAEGETDDPGVLALRARQMRNFIATLMLSQGVPMISHGDEFARTQRGNNNAYCQDNELSWLHWPESLESELLQFTRAMVWLRRDHPVLRRRRFFHGRPVEGTHDELSDIAWFTPEGEEMTQRDWDSARASALTVFLNGNAISEPGARGERITDDSFLLMFNASPEPLDFLVPVNHGRQWQVVVDTARPEGVPPGSGTKVGAGDRITLPDRSLTVLQRPT, from the coding sequence ATGCAGGTCTGGCCTGGAGAGGCGTATCCGCTCGGCGCCACCTATGACGGCGCCGGAACCAACTTCGCGGTCTTCACGGAGGTCGCGGACCGAGTAGAGCTGTGTCTGCTGCACGACGACGGCTCCGAGACAGCGGTGGAACTCCGCGAGAGCGACGCGTTCGTGCGGCACGCGTACCTGCCGGGCGTGATGCCGGGACAGCGCTACGGATTCCGGGTGCACGGCCCGTACGACCCCGCGCGCGGGCTGCGCTGCAACTCCGCGAAGCTGCTGCTCGACCCGTACGCGAAGGCGGTCAGCGGCGCGGTCCGGTGGGGCGAGGAGGTCTACGGCTACCACTTCGGCGCCCCGGACAGCCGCAACGACCTGGACTCGGCCCCGCACACCATGGCCTCGGTGGTGATCAACCCGTACTTCGACTGGGGCGACGACCGGCCGCCGCGCACCGAGTACCACCACACCGTGATCTACGAGGCGCATGTCAAGGGCCTGACCATGCGCCATCCGGGGCTGCCGGAGGAGCTGCGCGGCACCTACGCGGCGCTCGCGCATCCGGCGCTGATCGAACACCTGACCAAGCTCGGGGTGACGGCCCTGGAGCTGATGCCGGTCCACCAGTTCGTGCACGACCACCGGCTGGTCGACATGGGCCTGAACAACTACTGGGGCTACAACACCATCGGTTTCTTCGCCCCGCACAACGCCTACGCCTCCTGGGGCGACCGCGGGCAGCAGGTCCTGGAGTTCAAGTCGGCGGTCCGCGCGCTGCACGAGGCCGGCATCGAGGTCATCCTGGACGTGGTCTACAACCACACCGCCGAGGGCAACCATCTGGGTCCGACGCTGTCCTTCAAGGGCATCGACAACCGGCAGTACTACCGCCTCACCGACGACCCCCGCTACTACATGGACACCACGGGCACCGGGAACTCGCTGCTCATGCGGTCCCCGCACGTGCTCCAGCTGATCATGGACTCGCTGCGGTACTGGGTCACCGAAATGCATGTCGACGGCTTCCGCTTCGACCTCGCGGCGACCCTGGCCCGGCAGTTCCACGAGGTGGACCGGCTGTCGTCGTTCTTCGACCTGGTGCAGCAGGACCCGGTGGTCTCCCAGGTGAAGCTGATCGCCGAGCCCTGGGACGTGGGCGAGGGCGGCTACCAGGTGGGCAACTTCCCGCCGCTGTGGACCGAGTGGAACGGCAAGTACCGCGACACGGTACGCGACCTGTGGCGGGGTGAGCCGCGGGCGCTCGCGGAGTTCGCCTCCCGGCTGACCGGCTCCTCCGACCTGTACCAGGACGACGGCCGCCGCCCGCTGGCCTCGATCAACTTCGTCACCTGCCACGACGGCTTCACCCTGCACGACCTCGTCTCGTACAACGAGAAGCACAACGCGGCCAACGGCGAGGACAACCGGGACGGCGAGAGCCACAACCGGTCCTGGAACTGCGGCGCGGAGGGCGAGACCGACGACCCCGGGGTGCTCGCGCTGCGCGCCCGGCAGATGCGGAACTTCATCGCCACGCTGATGCTGTCCCAGGGCGTGCCGATGATCAGCCACGGCGACGAGTTCGCCCGCACCCAGCGCGGCAACAACAACGCCTACTGCCAGGACAACGAGCTGTCGTGGCTGCACTGGCCGGAGTCCCTGGAGAGCGAGCTGCTTCAGTTCACGCGCGCGATGGTGTGGCTGCGCCGGGACCACCCTGTGCTGCGCCGGCGCCGTTTCTTCCACGGCCGTCCGGTGGAGGGCACCCACGACGAGCTGTCCGACATCGCCTGGTTCACCCCCGAAGGCGAGGAGATGACCCAGCGGGACTGGGACTCGGCGCGGGCGTCCGCGCTGACGGTGTTCCTGAACGGCAACGCGATCTCCGAGCCCGGCGCGCGCGGGGAACGCATCACGGACGACTCGTTCCTGCTGATGTTCAACGCCTCGCCCGAGCCGCTGGACTTCCTGGTGCCGGTCAACCACGGCCGGCAGTGGCAGGTGGTCGTCGACACCGCCCGTCCGGAGGGGGTGCCGCCGGGATCCGGGACGAAGGTCGGGGCGGGCGACCGGATCACCCTGCCCGACCGCAGCCTGACGGTGCTGCAGCGGCCGACGTGA
- the treY gene encoding malto-oligosyltrehalose synthase: MTSARPGPEVPTATYRLQLQPAFPFAAAEAAVPYLASLGVSHLHLSPVLEAVPGSPHGYDVVDHARVREELGGEEGLRSLARTAREHGLGLVADLVPNHMAMAPRHNHALWEVLREGPGSPYARWFDIDWEAQGGRVLLPVLGGPVGSQLEHLVVDGDVLRYHEHAFPLRAGTQDLPLPQLLDAQWYRPVWWRLARTELNYRRFFSISELIGLRVEDPEVFDATHAKILQLLREGVIDGLRVDHPDGLADPDAYLARLHEATGGCWTVVEKILADGELLPASWPVAGTTGYDALRQVDGLFTDQTGAYELLGRYRAFAAPQTDRGGNWDATVRRAAYKVLTHELAAETDRLTRVATRVCAASPDLDLRDRAPWALRTAVEELLVRLRVYRPYASGDAAAVVTEEAAEEARLAFVVPEEAEAVGIVRRLLVEPPGEPSAPDHADRVEFRTRFAQTASALRAKSVEDTAFYRYVPLLSLTEVGGDPGRPGVSPEDFHAYCARVQRDWPVTGTVVSTHDTKRSADVRAALAVLTECPDRWAELLAEVNRPEEGVGVPDGQLAWAAWQTVFGLGPAEAERVQRALLKHVREAGMYTSWTEQEPPYEEAVAAFVAAGPCGPPGERVAAFRKALEPHVRANVLGTALVHLTMPGVPDVYQGTEGECRSLVDPDNRRPVPLPPEVPGEKDALTAAALRLRARRPGAFGPAASYEPLTAEGPAAGHCVAFARSGEVVTAVTRLSLRLAEAGGWQETRLTLPPGQWTDALTGGREFTGHARVADLFQRLPVALLERTAQD, encoded by the coding sequence ATGACTTCTGCGCGCCCCGGACCGGAAGTGCCCACGGCCACCTACCGGCTGCAGCTCCAGCCCGCTTTCCCGTTCGCCGCCGCCGAGGCGGCCGTACCGTATCTGGCGTCGCTCGGCGTCTCGCACCTGCACCTGTCCCCGGTCCTCGAGGCCGTGCCCGGCTCCCCGCACGGCTACGACGTGGTGGACCACGCGCGCGTACGCGAGGAACTGGGCGGTGAGGAGGGCCTGCGGTCGCTGGCGCGGACAGCGCGGGAGCACGGTCTGGGCCTGGTGGCGGACCTCGTGCCGAACCACATGGCCATGGCGCCCCGGCACAACCACGCCCTGTGGGAGGTGCTGCGCGAGGGTCCCGGCTCGCCGTACGCGCGCTGGTTCGACATCGACTGGGAGGCACAGGGCGGGCGGGTGCTGCTGCCCGTACTGGGCGGTCCGGTCGGCTCGCAGCTGGAGCACCTCGTGGTCGACGGCGACGTGCTGCGCTACCACGAGCACGCCTTCCCGCTCCGCGCGGGCACCCAGGACCTGCCGCTGCCTCAGCTGCTGGACGCCCAGTGGTACCGCCCGGTGTGGTGGCGGCTGGCCCGCACCGAGCTGAACTACCGGCGGTTCTTCAGCATCTCGGAGCTGATCGGGCTGCGCGTGGAGGATCCGGAGGTGTTCGACGCCACCCACGCCAAGATCCTCCAGCTGCTGCGCGAGGGAGTGATCGACGGGCTGCGCGTGGACCACCCCGACGGGCTCGCCGATCCCGACGCCTACCTGGCGCGGCTGCACGAGGCGACCGGCGGGTGCTGGACGGTGGTGGAGAAGATCCTCGCCGACGGCGAGCTGCTGCCGGCGTCCTGGCCCGTCGCCGGCACCACCGGCTACGACGCCCTGCGCCAGGTCGACGGCCTGTTCACCGACCAGACCGGGGCGTACGAACTGCTGGGCCGCTACCGGGCGTTCGCGGCACCGCAGACGGACCGGGGCGGCAACTGGGACGCGACGGTGCGGCGGGCCGCCTACAAGGTGCTCACGCACGAGCTGGCCGCCGAGACCGACCGGCTCACCCGGGTGGCCACCCGGGTGTGCGCCGCCTCGCCGGACCTGGACCTGCGCGACCGGGCGCCCTGGGCGCTGCGCACGGCCGTGGAGGAGCTGCTGGTGCGGCTGCGGGTGTACCGGCCGTACGCCTCCGGTGACGCGGCCGCCGTCGTCACCGAGGAGGCCGCCGAGGAGGCCCGGCTCGCCTTCGTGGTGCCCGAGGAGGCGGAGGCCGTCGGCATCGTGCGGCGGCTGCTGGTCGAGCCGCCCGGTGAGCCGTCGGCACCGGACCACGCCGACCGGGTGGAGTTCCGCACGCGGTTCGCGCAGACCGCCTCGGCGCTGCGCGCCAAGTCGGTGGAGGACACCGCGTTCTACCGCTATGTGCCGCTGCTGTCGCTGACCGAGGTGGGCGGCGATCCCGGCCGGCCGGGCGTGTCGCCGGAGGACTTCCACGCGTACTGTGCGCGCGTGCAGCGCGACTGGCCGGTCACCGGCACGGTGGTCTCCACGCACGACACCAAGCGCAGCGCCGACGTGCGGGCCGCGCTGGCCGTGCTCACCGAGTGCCCGGACCGGTGGGCGGAGTTGCTGGCGGAGGTGAACCGGCCGGAGGAGGGCGTGGGCGTGCCGGACGGGCAGCTGGCCTGGGCGGCCTGGCAGACGGTGTTCGGGCTGGGTCCGGCCGAGGCGGAGCGGGTGCAGCGGGCACTGCTGAAGCATGTGCGCGAGGCGGGCATGTACACCAGCTGGACGGAGCAGGAGCCGCCGTACGAGGAGGCAGTGGCCGCGTTCGTCGCCGCGGGGCCGTGCGGGCCGCCCGGTGAGCGCGTGGCCGCCTTCCGCAAGGCGCTGGAGCCGCACGTGCGGGCCAATGTGCTCGGCACCGCCCTGGTCCATCTGACGATGCCCGGGGTGCCGGACGTGTACCAGGGCACGGAGGGCGAGTGCCGGTCGCTGGTGGATCCGGACAACCGGCGTCCGGTGCCGTTGCCGCCCGAGGTGCCCGGCGAGAAGGACGCGCTGACGGCGGCGGCGCTGCGGCTGCGCGCCCGCCGTCCCGGCGCCTTCGGCCCGGCCGCGTCGTACGAACCGCTGACCGCCGAGGGTCCGGCGGCCGGGCACTGTGTGGCGTTCGCGCGCTCCGGTGAGGTGGTCACGGCGGTGACCCGGCTGTCGCTGCGGCTCGCGGAGGCGGGCGGCTGGCAGGAGACCCGGCTGACGCTGCCCCCCGGACAGTGGACGGACGCGCTCACCGGCGGGCGGGAGTTCACGGGCCACGCGCGCGTGGCGGACCTCTTCCAACGGCTACCGGTCGCGCTGCTGGAACGGACCGCGCAGGACTGA